From the Eremothecium cymbalariae DBVPG#7215 chromosome 6, complete sequence genome, one window contains:
- the WSS1 gene encoding metalloendopeptidase WSS1 (similar to Ashbya gossypii AFR042C): MGINIRTNQHINNLAVLQGKPRKEDALSLLMEMVHRVSYLMKEERFTVGQLVEFYPNEGRLLGMNVNHGSKIMLRLREATDETRFLPRDSILETMLHELTHNLFGKHDKRFYSKLDDLRGRQWVIEQRGLYDSFIGKGRALGVRPGSKLPIRTRHICSSALVGSAKGSNNTPREMAAQAAEERAYNNRGCGYLSGVSGLEPTSEELDFIVVSDVTDAKNADANSKRKRIHNVIDADADADGDLTSVSIERQGRRKLRSRGKPDTIILDDDGDYIEHTGDCFSVGDSNGREIIDLTHE; encoded by the coding sequence ATGGGTATAAATATACGGACGAATCAGCACATTAATAATCTTGCAGTGCTTCAGGGGAAGCCAAGAAAGGAGGATGCTCTGTCTCTTCTAATGGAAATGGTACATCGGGTGTCGTATCTTATGAAGGAAGAAAGGTTTACGGTGGGGCAGTTAGTTGAGTTTTATCCGAATGAGGGTAGGCTTCTAGGGATGAATGTAAATCACGGGTCTAAGATTATGCTTCGGTTACGTGAGGCGACAGATGAGACTAGATTTCTGCCGCGCGATTCTATTCTAGAAACTATGTTGCATGAGTTGACGCATAATTTGTTTGGTAAGCATGATAAGAGGTTTTATTCTAAACTAGATGATCTACGTGGGAGACAGTGGGTTATAGAGCAAAGGGGGCTGTATGATAGTTTCATTGGTAAAGGAAGGGCCTTGGGTGTCAGGCCTGGATCAAAATTGCCTATCAGGACAAGGCATATCTGTAGCAGTGCACTTGTAGGATCAGCCAAGGGTAGTAATAATACACCAAGGGAAATGGCTGCTCAAGCAGCTGAGGAAAGAGCATATAATAACAGAGGGTGTGGATATTTGTCGGGCGTCAGTGGCTTAGAGCCTACAAGTGAGGAGTTGGATTTTATAGTCGTAAGTGATGTTACTGATGCTAAGAACGCAGATGCTAATAGTAAAAGGAAGAGGATTCATAATGTAATTGACGCAGATGCAGATGCAGATGGTGACCTAACAAGCGTATCTATTGAAAGACAAGGTAGACGAAAGTTGCGTTCGCGTGGAAAGCCTGATACAATAATTCTAGACGACGACGGCGACTATATAGAGCATACCGGTGATTGTTTCAGCGTCGGCGACTCAAATGGTAGAGAGATAATCGACCTTACGCATGAATGA
- a CDS encoding endosulfine family protein (similar to Ashbya gossypii AFR044C) produces the protein MSNDISPKSSRPHVQEDVDVSALTPQELKLFKMYGKLPGKKDLFKHKLQERKYFDSGDYALSKAGVNSADLASDVVGSSHLPVTNPSGLRESIIRRRMSSSAGGLDSQNLNRQSSISSGPPRSPNK, from the coding sequence ATGAGTAACGATATATCACCTAAGAGCAGCAGGCCACATGTGCAAGAAGATGTGGACGTATCTGCGCTTACTCCCCAGGAGTTGAAGCTGTTTAAAATGTACGGCAAGTTGCCTGGCAAGAAGGATTTATTTAAGCACAAATTACAGGAgagaaaatattttgatagCGGAGACTATGCTTTAAGCAAAGCGGGTGTGAATTCAGCAGATTTAGCTTCCGATGTTGTGGGTAGCTCCCATTTGCCGGTAACAAACCCATCCGGGTTGAGGGAATCGATAATACGGAGACGCATGTCCAGCAGTGCTGGGGGCCTGGATTCTCAGAATTTGAACAGACAGAGTAGTATATCATCTGGTCCTCCAAGATCACCAAATAAGTAA
- a CDS encoding uncharacterized protein (similar to Ashbya gossypii AFR043W), whose amino-acid sequence MSKKKQTNGVSTTAVDSREEGPLFVAPSTDSISMLLKPQLFGIYDEEIVESEDTEIYEEAKKSAGRALDESALAAAAAAAPRSTLQKYIHYVCSLVVLGVSGIAYHELSRNLHDNHLLHEELASRPLVLGVKVCQQLSFGILPMWAGYAVEGIFFGSLLPIVDYWRGISVGKVNLSSVLRAINAIMGVSFGIRRVEWSSSLQASGAWLLLDGIIWLLFDGSFSVFLLGFGIGLVTVITCYDDITHFAQLLYFIDFYFLGLLYFGKLGRYLNQN is encoded by the coding sequence ATgtcaaaaaagaagcaaacAAATGGTGTATCTACTACGGCTGTTGATTCTAGGGAAGAGGGTCCGCTCTTTGTAGCTCCCAGCACTGATTCCATTAGTATGCTATTAAAGCCGCAATTATTTGGTATATATGATGAGGAGATTGTAGAGAGTGAAGATACGGAAATTTACGAAGAGGCTAAAAAATCTGCAGGCAGGGCACTTGATGAATCTGCCCtcgcagcagcagcagcagcagccccGCGTTCTACATTACAGAAGTATATTCACTACGTTTGTTCGCTGGTTGTTCTGGGTGTTTCAGGTATTGCATATCATGAATTAAGTAGGAACTTACATGACAATCATTTATTACATGAGGAACTAGCATCGAGGCCCTTAGTGTTAGGTGTTAAGGTATGTCAACAACTGAGTTTCGGAATATTGCCGATGTGGGCTGGCTATGCAGTAGAGGGAATCTTCTTTGGATCTTTGTTGCCAATAGTAGATTATTGGCGGGGCATTTCAGTGGGCAAGGTTAATCTTTCAAGTGTTCTACGTGCGATCAATGCGATCATGGGTGTCTCTTTCGGTATCCGGAGAGTCGAATGGTCATCGTCGTTACAAGCCAGTGGCGCGTGGCTTCTACTAGACGGCATTATATGGCTGCTTTTTGATGGTTCGTTTTCGGTATTTCTACTGGGATTTGGGATCGGGTTGGTCACTGTAATAACGTGCTATGACGATATTACTCATTTTGCACAATTGTTATACTTTATCGATTTCTACTTTCTTGGATTATTgtattttggaaaattggGAAGATATTTAAACCAAAACTGA
- the CBK1 gene encoding serine/threonine protein kinase CBK1 (similar to Ashbya gossypii AFR035W), translating to MFGGQGYYCQSGNTNHEFGTSPLQRPAAAAFSNSYMKLQGSHQSLQEQLAMEQQHQQQQQQAHKVQGQTDSGHQVYGAGFTDIPALNYASTSPKYSGNTYNQSQQPLQPLQPAMATRPQQVIHTPPPTATSIYSQNNTSFTNVNEPSLALGHASPGQFSNSSEFSGHHQQLHQQKQQQQQQQQQHEHQQHYCKMPSSPYQSSMNPFPQDQLQSQVLDDQKLALQSQQIQVTSQSRQQGVAAGALTQSPTPNQRNSACSATNYMYFERRPELLSKSTQEKAAAVKLKVENFYQSSVNHAIERNQRRVELESQLMSQGWSEERKNRQLTSLGRKESQFLRLRRTRLSLEDFHTVKVIGKGAFGEVRLVQKKDTGKIYAMKTLLKSEMYKKDQLAHVKAERDVLAGSDSPWVVSLYYSFQDAQYLYLIMEFLPGGDLMTMLIRWQIFTEDVTRFYMAECILAIEAIHKLGFIHRDIKPDNILIDIRGHIKLSDFGLSTGFHKTHDSSYYKKLLQEDEQNQNGGPMNKPQALGNGGGNRNTMLVDAIHLTMTNRQQMQTWRKSRRLMAYSTVGTPDYIAPEIFLYQGYGQECDWWSLGAIMYECLIGWPPFCSETPQETYRKIMNFEQTLAFPDDIHISYEAEDLIRRLLAHADERLGRHGGASEIKNHPFFRGVDWETIRQVGAPYIPKLSSITDTRFFPTDELENVPDSPAMAQAAKQREQMMKQGSAVVDPQVKEDLPFIGYTYSRFDYLTRKNAL from the coding sequence ATGTTTGGGGGTCAAGGATATTATTGCCAGAGTGGTAATACCAACCATGAATTTGGAACTTCGCCTCTTCAAAGGCCAGCGGCTGCTGCATTTAGTAACAGTTACATGAAACTTCAGGGTTCGCATCAATCTCTTCAGGAGCAGTTGGCAAtggagcagcagcatcagcagcagcagcagcaggcgCACAAAGTTCAGGGACAGACGGATAGTGGTCACCAAGTGTACGGAGCAGGATTTACTGATATTCCCGCATTGAACTATGCTAGTACGTCTCCTAAATACTCAGGTAACACTTACAATCAGTCGCAGCAGCCATTACAGCCGTTGCAGCCTGCTATGGCTACGAGACCACAGCAAGTTATCCACACACCACCACCTACAGCAACTAGCATATATAGCCAAAACAATACGTCATTTACAAATGTTAATGAGCCGTCGTTAGCTTTGGGCCATGCTTCACCAGGCCAATTTTCAAACAGTTCAGAGTTCAGTGGCCATCACCAACAGTTACATCaacagaagcagcagcagcagcagcagcaacaacaacacgAACACCAACAGCACTACTGTAAAATGCCGTCATCCCCATATCAATCGTCGATGAATCCATTTCCACAAGACCAATTACAGTCTCAAGTACTTGATGACCAAAAATTGGCATTACAGAGCCAACAAATACAAGTCACATCCCAATCACGTCAGCAAGGCGTCGCAGCAGGTGCATTAACTCAGTCTCCGACCCCTAATCAGAGAAATAGTGCCTGCAGTGCTACCAACTACAtgtattttgaaagaagGCCTGAATTGCTCAGCAAGTCAACGCAGGAGAAGGCAGCCGCTGTAAAGCTGAAGGTGGAGAACTTTTATCAGTCCTCCGTCAATCATGCAATAGAGAGGAACCAAAGACGTGTAGAATTGGAATCGCAGTTAATGTCTCAAGGCTGGTCTGAAGAGAGAAAGAACAGGCAGCTCACGTCATTGGGCAGAAAAGAATCACAATTTTTAAGACTTCGTAGGACAAGGTTGTCCTTGGAGGATTTCCATACGGTCAAGGTCATTGGGAAAGGTGCTTTTGGTGAAGTCCGGTTGGTGCAGAAAAAAGACACAGGCAAAATCTACGCAATGAAAACGCTGTTAAAGTCAGAGATGTATAAGAAGGATCAATTAGCACATGTCAAGGCAGAAAGAGATGTATTGGCTGGTAGCGATTCTCCGTGGgttgtttctttatattattCCTTTCAGGATGCTCAGTACTTGTATTTAATCATGGAGTTTTTACCAGGTGGTGATTTGATGACTATGTTGATCAGGTGGCAGATTTTTACTGAAGATGTGACAAGATTTTACATGGCAGAATGTATATTAGCAATAGAGGCCATTCACAAACTTGGATTTATTCACAGAGATATCAAGCCAGATAACATTTTAATTGACATTCGTGGTCACATAAAATTGTCAGATTTTGGGTTATCTACAGGTTTCCACAAAACGCACGATTCTAGTTACTATAAGAAGTTATTACAGGAAGATGAGCAAAACCAAAATGGGGGGCCTATGAACAAGCCTCAAGCGTTAGGCAATGGAGGTGGAAATAGAAATACCATGCTTGTCGATGCCATCCATTTGACAATGACCAATCGACAACAAATGCAAACATGGAGAAAGTCTCGTCGGTTAATGGCCTATTCTACGGTAGGAACACCTGACTACATAGCCCCAGAAATCTTTCTGTATCAGGGTTACGGCCAAGAGTGTGACTGGTGGTCCTTGGGTGCCATTATGTATGAGTGTCTCATTGGCTGGCCACCCTTCTGTTCCGAAACACCGCAAGAAACTTACAGGAAAATCATGAACTTTGAACAAACTTTGGCATTTCCGGATGACATACACATATCTTATGAAGCTGAAGATTTGATTCGCCGTCTATTAGCCCACGCAGATGAGAGACTAGGAAGACATGGAGGTGCTTCTGAGATTAAAAATCACCCATTTTTCCGTGGGGTTGACTGGGAGACAATCAGACAGGTAGGCGCTCCTtatattccaaaactttCCAGTATCACTGATACCAGATTCTTTCCTACCGATGAACTAGAAAACGTCCCAGACTCCCCCGCAATGGCTCAGGCTGCCAAGCAAAGAGAGCAAATGATGAAACAAGGCAGCGCTGTTGTCGACCCACAAGTCAAGGAAGACCTACCATTCATCGGATACACCTACTCCAGGTTCGATTATTTAACAAGAAAGAACGCATTGTAA
- the SPL2 gene encoding Spl2p (similar to KLLA0D11066p Kluyveromyces lactis), with amino-acid sequence MYTETINMARDYSRVVPNDENELLFQFDGPSMSHVDGEDLYYMPEIDVGEDENMTLYSGPGYPVSECTTLNYNFRTTTTAGVGASAGAVESLLHAKTMGVQACPKIARNMLSHVRRLSPQEFHPTICLKEESLDQNTVFKEYNSYLNQIGLHNSRSNDRPFLSQRAPCDGDGSKNQRLERLEELVDKFWIGDGRIDEDMFEDSSDEEDAR; translated from the coding sequence ATGTACACGGAGACTATCAATATGGCAAGGGATTATTCGAGGGTGGTGCCGAACGATGAGAACGAGCTTTTATTTCAGTTTGATGGGCCGTCCATGTCGCATGTCGATGGCGAGGATCTATACTATATGCCGGAGATTGATGTCGGTGAGGATGAGAATATGACACTATATTCTGGACCGGGGTATCCTGTGTCAGAATGTACGACTCTAAATTATAATTTCAGGACGACGACGACAGCGGGCGTTGGCGCCAGTGCTGGCGCCGTGGAGTCGCTGCTGCATGCTAAGACAATGGGTGTTCAAGCCTGTCCAAAAATTGCACGCAATATGCTGTCGCATGTCCGGCGGCTTTCGCCCCAGGAATTCCATCCGACCATTTGCCTGAAGGAAGAGTCTCTTGACCAAAATACAGTGTTTAAGGAATACAACAGCTATTTGAACCAAATAGGGTTACACAACAGCCGTAGCAACGACAGaccttttctttctcaaAGGGCGCCATGTGACGGTGACGGGTCGAAAAACCAGCGGCTCGAAAGGCTCGAAGAATTGGTGGATAAGTTTTGGATCGGTGACGGACGCATCGATGAGGACATGTTTGAAGACAGCAGCGACGAAGAGGACGCTAGATAG
- the RPL42A gene encoding 60S ribosomal protein eL42 (similar to Ashbya gossypii AFR034W) encodes MVNVPKTRKTYCKGKSCRKHTQHKVTQYKAGKASLFAQGKRRYDRKQCGYGGQTKQIFHKKAKTTKKVVLRLECVNCKTKAQLPLKRCKHFELGGEKKQKGQALQF; translated from the exons ATGG TTAACGTTCCAAAGACCAGAAAGACTTACTGCAAAGGTAAGAGCTGTCGTAAGCACACTCAACACAAGGTCACCCAGTACAAGGCTGGTAAGGCCTCCTTGTTTGCCCAAGGTAAGAGAAGATATGACCGTAAGCAATGTGGTTATGGTGGTCAAACAAAGCAAATTTTCCATAAGAAGGCCAAGACTACCAAGAAGGTTGTTTTGAGATTGGAATGTGTCAACTGTAAGACCAAGGCCCAATTGCCATTGAAGAGATGCAAGCACTTTGAGTTGGGTGGtgaaaagaagcaaaagGGTCAAGCTTTGCAATTCTGA
- the GIM3 gene encoding tubulin-binding prefolding complex subunit GIM3 (similar to Ashbya gossypii AFR039C): MELLPEGKKNTVQVLYEDQQRINEFSKLIMRKDALDVELQRQRQEKEYLDDISMEIELIDEDKKVQYKIGESFVFLKQSEVVEQLERDVQTVDSRILELEEQDEALEQRMATLKRVLYAKFGDSINLER; this comes from the exons ATGGAATTG CTTCCCGAGGGGAAAAAGAATACCGTACAGGTATTGTATGAAGACCAACAACGGATCAATGAGTTTTCGAAGCTGATTATGAGAAAAGACGCCCTTGATGTGGAATTGCAGCGCCAAAGACAGGAAAAGGAATATCTAGATGATATATCTATGGAAATCGAGCTTATTGATGAGGATAAGAAGGTTCAATACAAGATCGGTGAAAGTTTTGTATTCCTCAAACAAAGCGAAGTGGTTGAACAACTGGAAAGGGACGTGCAAACTGTGGATTCGCGTATTTTGGAACTTGAAGAGCAAGACGAAGCGTTGGAACAACGCATGGCAACGCTGAAAAGGGTGCTATATGCCAAGTTTGGTGATAGCATCAATCTGGAGCGCTAG
- the CUZ1 gene encoding Cuz1p (similar to Ashbya gossypii AFR041C), whose amino-acid sequence MTQKEYGMLDVGKHCHYCRQVDFLPFHCTSCSEDFCALHRSREEHNCRGLVRGGGDLSKGTMMAVSGSRKGDREAYFKSLLPEKSAVRVNQTRAQPEGSNQSIKDRLIGQKNTFALDKLKKFFDKYSSKKNYKLKLTTSNKTIQLAKMKRAAKGDENIPQSNRVYIWCYCIDEKEPKEYEMFINKVWPLGRVLDYLSQQLNIKNVNLSAPADMDKKLYLYKTVKGSEWVLLEPSARVTGNIDDGDTVYLVRGEDTRLIK is encoded by the coding sequence ATGACGCAGAAGGAATATGGAATGCTTGATGTAGGTAAGCATTGTCATTATTGTAGACAAGTGGATTTTTTGCCCTTCCATTGCACATCATGTAGTGAGGACTTTTGTGCATTGCATAGAAGCAGAGAAGAACATAATTGTCGGGGTCTAGTGAGGGGTGGTGGGGACTTATCAAAGGGGACGATGATGGCTGTATCTGGTTCTAGGAAGGGTGATAGAGAGGCGTATTTTAAGTCATTGCTTCCCGAGAAATCAGCAGTGAGAGTAAACCAAACCAGGGCGCAGCCAGAAGGTTCAAATCAATCGATAAAGGATAGATTGATTGGTCAAAAGAATACTTTTGCATTGGacaagttgaagaagttttttgaCAAGTATAGTTCTAAGAAGAATTACAAGTTGAAGTTAACTACGTCGAACAAGACAATCCAGTTGGCGAAGATGAAACGTGCCGCCAAGGGAGATGAAAACATTCCTCAATCCAACCGTGTGTATATCTGGTGCTACTGCATAGATGAAAAGGAACCTAAGGAGTATGAGATGTTCATTAATAAAGTGTGGCCGTTGGGCAGGGTGTTGGATTACCTAAGTCAGCAGttgaatattaaaaatgtAAATCTATCAGCGCCTGCTGATATGGACAAGAAATTGTATTTGTATAAAACTGTTAAAGGCTCTGAGTGGGTATTATTGGAGCCCTCCGCCCGTGTGACTGgtaatattgatgatggaGATACAGTTTATTTAGTTCGTGGGGAGGATACCAGGCTAATAAAATAG
- a CDS encoding uncharacterized protein (similar to Ashbya gossypii AFR036C), with translation MTKTASQVSSVDDTNSKMSLLSLFLNSSSLIFTSWGVYKATNVVLPPNLQLAGPKQFLTIIGAYITLVNNGIQVLNLLFSTEGSTVDNIAREGTLPITLVIESIVSSVYWPLRLFFIHMILHGVEPDGEPNLSIQADLCVHLFPVVSLLMDYFLVKQEPFQMSKGVAWLIITAFGFSYNRWLKYIVAKDLGQAYPYPFLDVPEPYLSIIFLAVTTISWGFYCLYIWIHPSPDAAALKGNKKL, from the coding sequence atGACCAAAACAGCATCTCAGGTATCATCAGTGGATGACACGAACAGCAAAATGTCTCTACttagtttgtttttgaattcatcGTCTTTAATATTTACATCTTGGGGGGTGTATAAAGCCACGAACGTGGTTCTCCCCCCAAATTTGCAGTTAGCGGGTCCCAAACAGTTTTTAACTATAATTGGTGCTTATATTACTTTGGTGAATAATGGGATCCaagttttgaatttattgttttcaacTGAAGGTTCTACTGTCGATAACATTGCACGGGAAGGAACGTTGCCGATTACGTTGGTGATCGAATCCATAGTCTCTTCCGTTTATTGGCCTTTGAGATTGTTTTTCATCCATATGATTCTTCACGGTGTCGAGCCAGATGGAGAACCTAATTTGTCTATACAGGCAGATCTTTGTGTTCATCTGTTCCCTGTTGTCTCGTTACTTATGGACTACTTCCTTGTCAAGCAGGAACCATTCCAAATGTCTAAAGGCGTGGCCTGGTTAATCATTACTGCATTTGGTTTCAGTTACAATAGATGGTTGAAATACATTGTAGCTAAAGATCTAGGCCAAGCTTACCCTTACCCGTTCTTGGATGTTCCAGAACCTTACCTCTCTATAATATTCCTTGCTGTCACCACCATTTCCTGGGGATTCTACTGTCTATATATTTGGATTCATCCGTCACCAGATGCCGCCGCTTTGAAGGGCAACAAGAAGTTGTAG
- the MEP2 gene encoding ammonium permease MEP2 (similar to Ashbya gossypii AFR037W) — protein MSGSDSAISFVDSVKNPLSTDVNVEYQLFNLVWVGMAAVLVWLVVPGVGLLYSGLSRKKHALSLLWASVMAVAVVSFQWFIWGYSLAFSHTTRGNGFIGTLEFFGMKGDLSRPSWTATVPDVLFAFYQGMFAMVTGILMVGGACERARLLPMMVFLFLWVTTVYCPIACWTWNGEGWLARMGALDYAGGGPVHISSGHGALIYALVLGRRNDPVTKDSVPKYMPHSITSVVLGTVFLWFGWFGFNGGSAGNASVRAWYSCVSTNLAASCGGLAWMFIDYFRYGRKWTTIGLCSGAISGLVGITPAAGFVPIWASVIIGVVTASACNVAVDIKRILKIDDGLDVYALHGVGGAVGSVLTGLFAADYVNALGGSYVTTIEGGWINKHWKQLGYQLAAICSTVAWTCCVTTILLLILDRLPFLRLRLRAEEEEQGTDYAQIGEFTYEENEMYIPEPTRYKDTTRKSSTKDDSDHQLESGSDEHIAAAAKEAAVA, from the coding sequence ATGTCGGGTAGCGATTCTGCGATATCTTTTGTGGACAGTGTGAAGAATCCTTTGAGTACGGATGTAAATGTTGAGTATCAGTTGTTCAATCTGGTGTGGGTGGGGATGGCAGCGGTTTTGGTGTGGTTGGTGGTGCCGGGTGTAGGCCTACTTTATTCGGGGCTATCGAGGAAGAAGCATGCTTTGTCGCTGTTATGGGCGTCGGTGATGGCGGTTGCAGTAGTGTCTTTCCAGTGGTTCATATGGGGGTACTCGTTGGCTTTTTCCCATACTACAAGAGGGAACGGATTCATTGGAACTCTAGAGTTTTTCGGGATGAAGGGAGATTTGAGTCGTCCCAGTTGGACGGCCACGGTGCCTGACGTTCTTTTTGCATTCTATCAGGGGATGTTTGCCATGGTCACAGGTATTTTGATGGTAGGTGGCGCGTGTGAACGGGCGCGGTTATTGCCTATGATGGTGTTCTTGTTTTTATGGGTAACCACTGTTTATTGTCCTATTGCTTGCTGGACTTGGAACGGTGAGGGATGGTTGGCTAGGATGGGGGCATTAGACTATGCCGGAGGCGGCCCAGTCCATATTAGTTCTGGTCATGGTGCCTTGATTTACGCTCTGGTTTTAGGTAGGCGGAATGACCCGGTGACTAAAGATAGTGTTCCGAAATACATGCCTCATTCCATAACCTCGGTTGTTTTAGGTACTGTCTTCCTATGGTTTGGTTGGTTCGGTTTCAATGGCGGTTCTGCCGGGAATGCATCCGTTAGGGCCTGGTACTCTTGTGTGTCTACCAATCTAGCTGCATCCTGTGGTGGACTGGCATGGATGTTCATTGACTATTTTAGATACGGTAGAAAGTGGACAACGATTGGACTATGCAGCGGCGCGATCTCTGGGTTGGTAGGGATCACACCAGCGGCCGGATTTGTTCCCATCTGGGCGTCTGTAATCATTGGAGTTGTCACTGCTTCTGCTTGTAATGTTGCGGTAGACATAAAAAGAATCCTGAAAATCGATGATGGCCTAGATGTATATGCACTACACGGTGTAGGTGGTGCTGTGGGGTCTGTGCTTACTGGGTTATTTGCAGCTGACTACGTAAATGCGTTGGGCGGCAGCTATGTCACTACAATCGAGGGCGGGTGGATCAATAAGCACTGGAAACAACTCGGTTACCAGTTGGCCGCTATTTGCTCCACAGTCGCATGGACCTGTTGTGTCACAACAATTTTGCTGTTAATTTTAGACAGGCTGCCCTTTTTACGGCTAAGGCTAagagcagaagaagaagaacaaggcACGGATTATGCCCAAATAGGAGAGTTTACTTATGAGGAGAATGAGATGTATATCCCCGAACCTACGAGGTATAAAGATACAACAAGAAAgtcatcaacaaaagacGATAGTGATCATCAACTCGAAAGTGGTAGCGACGAACACATTGCAGCTGCTGCAAAAGAAGCTGCAGTCGCCTGA
- a CDS encoding uncharacterized protein (similar to Ashbya gossypii AFR038W), translating into MRLSVFLCFLGALQWVVASDTFIITFPQTNVTEEIIPRVEEAITSVGGSVVHTLSFTRMLIVNLPGNAANSLSDIRNRMGWNFSMEQDSDVHTA; encoded by the exons ATGAGGTTGAGCGTATTCTTATGTTTCTTAGGTGCTCTGCAGTGGGTTGTTGCATCTG aTACGTTTATCATTACGTTTCCACAGACGAATGTAACTGAAGAGATTATCCCCAGGGTTGAGGAAGCAATAACGAGTGTAGGGGGCTCTGTCGTACATACGCTTTCTTTCACTAGAATGCTGATTGTGAATTTGCCTGGTAACGCTGCCAACTCGTTGTCCGACATCAGGAACAGAATGGGGTGGAACTTTTCCATGGAACAGGACTCAGACGTACATACGGCGTGA